The following is a genomic window from Patescibacteria group bacterium.
AAATATTGTAACCAGACCGAGTATTGCCCAAACTAATGTATCTTTTGCTTTCTTGACTTTATCTGGGTTGCCTCCGGATGTTAGCATGACAAATCCCCCGTAAATGAACATCATTACTCCAAATAATCCCACACCACCAAGCATCAGCTGTAGAATCCTGATCCAGAAATCAAGTAGGGACATATTCCTTGAGCCTAACGGGTTACAGAGGCCTCCGCAGGCATCACCATTCGGGCATGTGGTGCCGGTGGTGCATTCAGCTCCGGTATCACAGCAGATCGGTGCGGCAGAAACTAAACTCGGCATGATGAATACCAGCGCCAGGATAAAAAGTAATATTGAAGATGATGTAACTCGATTTAGTCTCATATTAGTTATTCTAATTATTAGGTGCTCCTGTGATATATTTTTTTATTAGATCCGCATCTGGACAAGTAGGTCCAACAGTAGGATTAGCCGTAGGATCAGCAAGAATATCGCAACAAATCATCTCAGGTCCTCCCGGGCATACGCCAAGACTCAGGCAATTCCTCGTGGCCTTTACTTGTGCATCCAGCCCGCTTGTATCAGTGCAAGTTTGAAGATTGATAAAAAAACTGCATTCGGATTCTCCTTGTGGCACAGAAATACGCGCTGGGCAGTTTTCACCTACTTCGTATGGTAAATACATTTCATGCAATTGCGTTTCTTTAAATTCCCACCATGGATTACCGCGACCTGAAAAAAGAAGACCGCTACTATTTCCGGTTGCAAAAAATATTATTGTGCTAACAAGCAACCATGTCATCATTACCATAGCGAGTCCTTTGAATGTCCCACCCAGCTGTTTTTTACCGGCATCAATTTTCTCCGGATTACCCATTGCTGTGATTAATGAAAAACCGCTGTTAATCAGAAAACCTATTGCAACAGCGGCTAAAATACCTACCGCATATTTCATTATGTTCGCACCCAATGCTAAGAAATCTGTTAATTTGCATTGGCCACTGCAAGTACATGGTGGAAGAAAATTTCCTACATTACAATCTGCCAAAGCTGGGGCAAAAGGAATCCCAATAGACAGTGTAGTTAGAATAACTATTGAAAATATAATTGAACGGCTCTTCATGCCATTTAATATGTTTGCTGAATTAGATTTTGGGCAAGTTGTAAAGCTATCGTCGCATCTAGTTGTTTATCAACAACACTATTGATCGCATCTGCGATGTATTCTTCCATCAGATTTGGTTTCTTCCCATGGTACCAATTTTTTGCAACAAGTGATTGTTCGACAAAAGGGCGAAGCAGAAAGTCTTCCCTTTGCACATCAATTAATGCTTTCAGCGCTGTCGGCCGACCAGATGATTCTAAATAACTTACTACATTTTCCGCTCGTGTTGCGTATTGGAGAAAATCCCACGCCTCATTCGAATACTTTGAGCTCATAGCAACTGTTTCAACCCAATAATTAGCGTAGTTTAAATCCTGATTTAACTGCGGTACATTTGTGGTTCCGTAGCTTAATCGGCCACCGCTTAACTGGTTGATTAGCGGGATATTGTATGAATAGCCGAAAAAGAAGGCTAATTTGCCTTGGGCAAACATCTCTAAGGCATTTGGCAGTTCATCATTCCAGGTATAAACATCCTTATTTGGGTCAGCAAATTGAGCATAAAATTCAAGTGCATTAGCGGCCGGAATAGTCAGTGGATCACCGGTTACCGGTGCAAGAAAATTGATTGGCTCACTCAACGTTGTGCGGCTTTGTAACATTAAAAGAAAAAGAATATCAGAAGCACGGGGGATATTTTCTGTCCCGCCTAATGCAGTGCCCGCCTGTACAATATTCCCTTCACTGTCCACTTTTGTCAATTTTTTCACATCAGTAAGGAATTCTGAATAAGTGGTCGGGGGCAGGGGAATCTTTGCTTGGTTTAAAAGTTCCTTATTGTAAAATAGCGCAATATTATCCACTGAATAGGGAAGCGCATATATTTTATCCGCGATCACCACATCTTGATAAACAGAATCGACAAAATTATTAGCCAGTTGAGTAAGTTGGATTGAAGGAGTTTCGAGATATTCAATCTTTTGTTCTTCTTTAATGCCCATGGATTTGACTATACTGTAATAAGCCATACCTGTAGCCGGAGGAACGGGATTAATAAATTCCTGATATTTATGTACCCAGGTATTTGGTATGGAATAAATGTCCGGACCTACTCCTTTGGCCCATGCTTCCAACAATGCCTGTTCATATTCTTCATAACGTAGCGTACGGTACTGAATAGTTATATTCGGATGCTTTGATCTCCAGGAGTTGATGATTGGGTCTAGATTGCCCTGGCTGTCCTGTACGCGCCAATAAGTAAGCGTTTTCGGCGTCAGTGCCGCAGCCGGAACATTGACTTTGCTCCCGCTGAGCATAGAAAAAATAATTACAAAAACTGCAATTATCACAATTGGACCTAATATAAAAATTACTTTTTTTGACATGTTTCTATATATATCCTTTTAACTCTTTTTTTAGTTCAGGTCTTTTCCTGGCGTAAGCGATATTTGCTTTGATCCAGCCGGCTTTTGAACCAACATCATATACCTTACCTTTAAACTCGCAAGCAAATATTGATTGTTTTGGCAGCAGTTTTTTTACCGCTTCGGCTAGCCAAATTTCGCCCCCCTTGCCCGGTTTCATGGTTTCTAATATACGGAAAATTTCCGGTCCTAAAACATATCCTTTTAAAGATGCCAGATTAGATGGTGCTGATTTCAGAGAAGGTTTTTCAACAATATCCAGCATTTCATGTACGTTATCTTTGATGTGTTTGTTTTTAATAATTCCGTATTTCTCAATTTCAGAATCAGGTACCTGTAAAACACCAATAACGGGGGAAGTATATTTTTGATAAACATCAATCATTTGTTTGATTGTATTTTTCGGGGAATCAATCAGGTCATCCGGCCAAATAACTACAAATGGATCATTACCGATGACACTCTTAGCACATAAAACAGCGTGGCCGTTGCCTAGGGGAGATTTTTGGCGGATATAGATAAAATTAGCCAGTTGTGATATTTTCTGTATCTCTCTAAGTTTGATCGTTTTTTTCTTTTTTCTTAAACTTGCTTCTAACTCAAAATTGTTATCAAAATGATCTTCTATCGCCCGTTTGTTCTGTCCGGTTATTAGAATAATATCCTCAATCCCTGCCGCAACTGCTTCTTCCACAGCATATTGGACCGACGGTTTATCGACAATTGGTAGCATCTCCTTCGGTTGAGCTTTAGTGGCCGGTAAAAAACGTGTACCAAATCCGGCAACTGGGATCACCGCTTTTTTTATTTTTATCATATATTTTTAGTTAATTCTTTTAATATCATACCATAAAATGGACAAAATGTAAAAATATATTCGGATATGAAAACACCCCAATTATTTGGGGTGCATTCATATTTTCAACTGTATATTTACTTTTTTTGAGGTTCAGTTGTTTCTTGAGCTTTTGTTGCTTTTGCCACAATCCATTTGTTGTATTTTTTGATGGATAGAATCAAAAGTATAATAATCAGTATGAGCACCAATAAAGAAACAAAGAGAATTCTCCATGGCCAGACCCAGAATGTCAATTCTGCGCTATCTTGGACAAGGTTACCATTGCCGGCACTTAGTTTAATTTCGGCTTTATATATACCTAAAGCGAAATTATTTTTTTCATTGGCAAATTCTGTCCAAAATTTATTCCAGAAATTACCGGAAGCAATTTTTACCTGACCCTTTTCCCATACAGTATCATACCTTCGAATTGTGTCGGGAAGTGTTGCTCCTTTTTTTGCGTTAAAATCTAACTTCGCCGTTTCGGCGCCTAAAACGTTTTTTACAGTTATTGTTCCTTCCGGCCTAAGATGAATGTTGCCATTGTTCTGGAAACGGGTGAATAGCGTTGCTGGCAATCTGTTTAATGATGTTTTGTTGCCGTCCAGGCCAAATTCTGCGATACTCCCTTCCTCGGTAACATCGCCAAACACTCTTAAAAGGAATAATGATCCGAGCTTAGTCGCGAGTGCTAAACTACCCGGATCTTCCAGATTAGGAGCGGATGTACCAAAAAATACCGTTGCATAATGTCCGCCCGGTTCAGCATCAATCGGAGGGGTAATGGTAATTGGAATTACTTTTCTTTCCCCGCCTTCCAGTGTAATCGGACCTTCCGGCAGGTCAAACCAGGTTGCTACCCCTTCCAGTGGTGCATCAAAATCAAAAGTCGGCTGGCCTGTTTCACCATTTGCTGTGAAAGAAACAACTTCAGGGTACAAAGCAAGAGTATCCTGGGTTTCATTATAAAGTTTTATTTCTGTTTTGCTGGCAACTCCCGGGTCCACGTCTTGCTCAAAAGTCGGAGCAATTAACGTAAGTGCGTTGGCAGATGAGCCAATAAAAAACCCCCCAAAAACTATAAATAAGGCAACTAACGCCGATGTTACAATTTTTTTAGACATTGTTTTTTTGATTATGTATTTTTGAAACAACTTAATTTTATCACTAAAAAGTGGCAGTAGCAATATAGGTTATATCTGTGGTATAAGTCCCTGCTTCTGTATCAGCTGCTATATTAGCCAGATAAAAAGCACTGATCGTCTCTGATGCGGTTGGCACTGATTCGGAAGCAATTGTAGTGGTGGTGCTGGCAACAAATGCCCAGTCACGACTGCCGGCTGTGGCATTGTGGTCATATGCTGCGGCGATTGTAGTATCACCACTGGATGAAAATCCCATGCCAAATTGTTCTGCGCCCTGCGTTCCGTCTGCGTCGTTTGTGATTGATGCAACAGTGATCGTATCACCGCTGCTGGTCAAAGTAGCGCCGTTATAAGTAACAATATAACCGTCGGTTGCGTTGGTACCAATGGAAATTGTGTGTGCTGAGGTATCAGTCGCGGAACCAGAAGTGTCAGCGGTTGCCCAGCGGGCAGCTGATGCGCTTAATGTACCGAAACCGATTGTCGCATCAGAGATTGCAAAAGTAATTGAAGGATCAACAGTACTGGTAACATTGACGCTGTCGTCGGCAACAAAGTCTATTGCAAATTGTCCGGTATCACCGAAAGTGCCGGCGATTTCAAGAGTATGTGAATTAGAGTCATTCGGACTCTGCAGTTGTGCGTTTCCACTCGTGGCATTTGTTCCTATTTGAACCTGAACGCAAACTCCCGCTGTGATTTCACCGGCGGCAGCATCGGTCGGAGCATCCAATGTTAGGACCGCTCCGGCAAATGTGGCTCCCCAAACTCCAGCGCCATTTGCAGCTGCAAGCGTCTTATTGGTCCAAGCACCATCACAGTTTGCATCGGCATCTACAGCCAGGTCAATATCCGTGAAATCAACAGTGCCCACCGTGAAATCGGTCAAATCTATTGTAATTGTATCAGCATCAGCGTCGACACCGGTTGGTGTGATAAAAAGGATTGTATGGTTCGCAACGACATTTTGAACCAATGTGGAAAGTGTATCAGAAATATTAGTTAAATTGGCCGCATATGTAGTCTGATATGGCGGGGTAAAAACAAAAACAAGCAAAAATATGGCTATAATGCTTGCAATTCGATTAAATACTCTGAAATATTGTTTATTCATATGTTTTTAAATTATATTTATATTATATCATACTCTCATAGAAGAGTCAATATAGAGTATGTTATCTTAGCACAATACTATTTTATATGTAAAGTTAATTATTGCTGTCTCCAGACTGATCTTCTTCCTTTTTAATTTTTTCCAATAATGCTTTTTTCCAGTGCTCCTGTCTTTTTTGTCTTTCACTCTCATCATCATCTTTTTTTCGCCGGTAGCAGAGGAAAAAGAAGAAAATGATCAGAATAATCAGTGCAAGTATTATGACTAGCAATACAAGAGTCAGCCATGAAAACAAAACGAAATGTGACCATGCCC
Proteins encoded in this region:
- a CDS encoding pilin; the encoded protein is MRLNRVTSSSILLFILALVFIMPSLVSAAPICCDTGAECTTGTTCPNGDACGGLCNPLGSRNMSLLDFWIRILQLMLGGVGLFGVMMFIYGGFVMLTSGGNPDKVKKAKDTLVWAILGLVTIFVSGAAVRYIFDNFNFISNY
- a CDS encoding pilin, translating into MKSRSIIFSIVILTTLSIGIPFAPALADCNVGNFLPPCTCSGQCKLTDFLALGANIMKYAVGILAAVAIGFLINSGFSLITAMGNPEKIDAGKKQLGGTFKGLAMVMMTWLLVSTIIFFATGNSSGLLFSGRGNPWWEFKETQLHEMYLPYEVGENCPARISVPQGESECSFFINLQTCTDTSGLDAQVKATRNCLSLGVCPGGPEMICCDILADPTANPTVGPTCPDADLIKKYITGAPNN
- a CDS encoding extracellular solute-binding protein gives rise to the protein MSKKVIFILGPIVIIAVFVIIFSMLSGSKVNVPAAALTPKTLTYWRVQDSQGNLDPIINSWRSKHPNITIQYRTLRYEEYEQALLEAWAKGVGPDIYSIPNTWVHKYQEFINPVPPATGMAYYSIVKSMGIKEEQKIEYLETPSIQLTQLANNFVDSVYQDVVIADKIYALPYSVDNIALFYNKELLNQAKIPLPPTTYSEFLTDVKKLTKVDSEGNIVQAGTALGGTENIPRASDILFLLMLQSRTTLSEPINFLAPVTGDPLTIPAANALEFYAQFADPNKDVYTWNDELPNALEMFAQGKLAFFFGYSYNIPLINQLSGGRLSYGTTNVPQLNQDLNYANYWVETVAMSSKYSNEAWDFLQYATRAENVVSYLESSGRPTALKALIDVQREDFLLRPFVEQSLVAKNWYHGKKPNLMEEYIADAINSVVDKQLDATIALQLAQNLIQQTY
- the galU gene encoding UTP--glucose-1-phosphate uridylyltransferase GalU translates to MIKIKKAVIPVAGFGTRFLPATKAQPKEMLPIVDKPSVQYAVEEAVAAGIEDIILITGQNKRAIEDHFDNNFELEASLRKKKKTIKLREIQKISQLANFIYIRQKSPLGNGHAVLCAKSVIGNDPFVVIWPDDLIDSPKNTIKQMIDVYQKYTSPVIGVLQVPDSEIEKYGIIKNKHIKDNVHEMLDIVEKPSLKSAPSNLASLKGYVLGPEIFRILETMKPGKGGEIWLAEAVKKLLPKQSIFACEFKGKVYDVGSKAGWIKANIAYARKRPELKKELKGYI